Proteins encoded in a region of the Candidatus Deferrimicrobium sp. genome:
- a CDS encoding branched-chain amino acid ABC transporter permease: MGRRNFAIAEFAALIVAIQLGTSLTGTGYYLTQLTMTAYYSLVIVGLCMLIGYAGQISLGHAGFFAIGGYMTAFLTTCDLKSDHGAFVSLLERSGALVSRHDVYGGSLLTVHPWLACAAAILLTVVVAYLVGGPILKLKGHYLAMATLGIGIIVYRIVLGTEFLGAADGISEVPGFPLPGGLVITGDASSRISNYYLAWGLLILGMVLLLNLIRSRVGRALVAVHGAEDAAEAMGIPTARYKLHTFALSAVFAALAGVLLTHYNGGIGPSEAGVMKSVRYVAIVAIGGMANLWGALAMSLVLNFLSLRGYFGTYDDAVFGVILILIMLFAPDGLLRRHLLADLKRIVSRNPDGEEAP; this comes from the coding sequence ATGGGGCGGAGGAACTTCGCCATCGCCGAATTCGCCGCGCTGATCGTCGCGATCCAGCTGGGGACCTCCCTTACCGGCACCGGCTATTACCTCACCCAGCTGACCATGACCGCGTACTATTCGCTCGTCATCGTCGGCCTCTGCATGCTCATCGGGTACGCCGGGCAGATCTCCCTCGGCCACGCCGGATTCTTCGCCATCGGCGGGTACATGACGGCGTTCCTGACGACCTGCGACCTCAAGTCCGACCACGGGGCCTTCGTCTCCCTGCTGGAGAGATCGGGGGCGCTGGTCTCCCGCCACGACGTCTACGGGGGCAGCCTCCTGACCGTCCACCCGTGGCTGGCCTGCGCGGCCGCGATCCTCCTGACCGTCGTCGTCGCCTATCTCGTCGGGGGGCCAATCCTGAAGCTGAAGGGCCACTACCTGGCCATGGCGACCCTCGGGATCGGCATCATCGTCTATCGCATCGTTTTGGGAACCGAATTCCTCGGCGCCGCGGACGGGATCTCCGAGGTCCCCGGGTTCCCGCTGCCGGGGGGGCTGGTCATCACCGGCGACGCCTCCTCGCGGATCTCCAACTACTACCTGGCGTGGGGGTTGCTCATCCTCGGGATGGTGCTCCTGCTGAACCTGATCCGGTCCAGGGTCGGAAGGGCCCTCGTGGCGGTGCACGGCGCCGAGGACGCGGCGGAGGCGATGGGGATTCCCACGGCCCGCTACAAGCTGCATACCTTCGCGCTGAGCGCGGTGTTCGCCGCCTTGGCCGGGGTCCTTCTCACCCATTACAACGGCGGGATCGGCCCGTCCGAGGCCGGTGTCATGAAGTCGGTGCGATACGTCGCGATCGTCGCGATCGGGGGGATGGCGAACCTGTGGGGCGCCCTGGCGATGAGCCTCGTCCTGAACTTCCTGTCGCTCCGCGGATATTTCGGGACCTACGACGACGCCGTCTTCGGCGTCATCCTCATCCTGATCATGCTGTTCGCGCCCGACGGGCTGCTTCGGCGCCATCTCCTCGCCGACCTGAAACGGATAGTCTCCCGGAACCCCGACGGGGAGGAGGCGCCATGA
- a CDS encoding ABC transporter ATP-binding protein, with product MTLLSVRGIGKRFGGLRAVNDLSFDVAAGSIKALIGPNGAGKTTIFNLISGSLHPDRGEIVFGGEEIQALSSCDVAVRGMVRTFQHIRLFPKMTVLENIMVGRHVHSRAGFLAGMLSLPFTWKEERRIREKSREIMELLGISAHAGTEAISLAYGQQRVVEVGRALACEPKLLLLDEPAAGLNMRETNDMGALISRIRDMGVTVLLVEHDMSLVMKISDEVVVVSYGEKIAEDRPLAIQKNREVIRVYLGDDA from the coding sequence ATGACGCTTCTTTCGGTCCGGGGGATCGGCAAGCGGTTCGGCGGACTCCGGGCCGTCAACGACCTCTCCTTCGACGTCGCCGCGGGATCGATCAAGGCGCTGATCGGACCGAACGGCGCCGGGAAGACGACGATCTTCAACCTGATCTCGGGATCCCTGCATCCCGACCGCGGCGAGATCGTTTTCGGGGGGGAGGAGATCCAGGCCCTGTCGTCCTGCGATGTCGCCGTCCGCGGCATGGTGCGGACGTTCCAGCATATCCGGCTCTTCCCGAAGATGACGGTCCTCGAGAACATCATGGTCGGGCGCCACGTCCACAGCCGGGCGGGGTTCCTCGCCGGGATGCTGAGCCTGCCGTTCACGTGGAAGGAGGAGCGGCGGATCCGGGAGAAGAGCCGCGAGATCATGGAGCTCCTCGGGATCAGCGCCCATGCCGGGACGGAGGCGATCAGCCTCGCCTACGGCCAGCAGCGCGTGGTCGAGGTCGGCCGGGCGCTCGCCTGCGAGCCGAAGCTCCTCCTGCTCGACGAGCCCGCGGCCGGGCTGAACATGCGGGAAACGAACGATATGGGAGCGTTGATCTCCAGGATCCGCGACATGGGCGTCACCGTGCTGCTCGTGGAGCACGACATGTCGCTCGTCATGAAGATCTCGGACGAGGTCGTCGTTGTGAGCTACGGGGAGAAGATCGCCGAGGACCGTCCCCTCGCGATCCAGAAGAACCGGGAGGTGATCCGGGTGTATCTGGGGGACGACGCGTGA
- a CDS encoding ABC transporter ATP-binding protein, with the protein MLRIKNVESGYGRLKVLKKVTMHIGAGEIVTIIGANGAGKTTLLRTVSGLIPARSGEILFEMKEIGKLPPERIVFLGCSLVPEGRQVFAPMTVKENILLGAYPQFRKKRGDQVRDDLERVYGLFPRLLERERQLAGTLSGGEQQMLAIARALMARPKLVMMDEPSMGLAPLIIKDIFSIVTRLREDGSTVLLVEQNAKAALGIADRGYVLETGRIIMEGTAEDLLSNREVQRAYLGRDLDAEGTM; encoded by the coding sequence ATGCTGAGGATCAAAAACGTCGAGTCCGGATACGGCAGGCTGAAGGTGCTCAAGAAGGTCACGATGCACATCGGGGCCGGTGAGATCGTCACGATCATCGGGGCAAACGGCGCCGGGAAGACGACCCTCCTGAGGACGGTCTCCGGGCTGATCCCGGCGCGATCCGGCGAGATCCTCTTCGAGATGAAGGAGATCGGGAAATTGCCCCCGGAGAGGATTGTCTTTCTCGGCTGCTCGCTCGTTCCCGAAGGACGCCAGGTCTTCGCCCCCATGACGGTGAAGGAGAACATCCTCCTGGGCGCCTACCCGCAATTCCGGAAAAAGCGCGGCGACCAGGTCCGGGACGACCTCGAGCGGGTCTACGGGCTCTTTCCCCGCCTCTTGGAGCGCGAGCGGCAGCTCGCCGGGACGCTCTCGGGAGGCGAACAGCAGATGCTCGCCATCGCGAGGGCGCTCATGGCCCGCCCGAAGCTGGTCATGATGGACGAGCCCTCGATGGGGCTCGCGCCGCTGATCATCAAGGACATTTTCTCGATCGTCACGAGGCTCCGGGAAGATGGCAGCACGGTCCTGCTCGTCGAGCAGAACGCGAAGGCCGCGCTGGGCATCGCGGACCGCGGATATGTTCTTGAAACCGGCAGGATTATCATGGAAGGTACGGCGGAAGACCTGCTCTCGAACCGCGAGGTGCAACGGGCCTACCTTGGCCGGGATCTGGACGCGGAAGGAACGATGTAA
- a CDS encoding phenylacetate--CoA ligase — translation MYWEPDKECMDREELEQLQLERLQSTLNRVYSHVPFYRKKFDALGISPEEIGSLSDLSRLPFTTREDVRGNYPYGLFAVPLREVVRIHASSGTTETSSVVGYTRNDIKLWSNLVARILVAGGVTKDDVVQVSFRYGLFTGGFGLHYGAERLGASVIPASSGNTARQIQIMKDFKTTALVSTPSYGMLVADTIREMGIPVSALSLKYGLFGGEPWSEKMRQEIQDALGIVATDNYGLSEVIGPGVSGECFERNGLHINEDHFLVEVIDPKTLQPVLPGQTGELVVTTLTKEAFPMVRYRTRDLTSLLPGDCPCGRTGRRMSRLAGRTDGMLIIRGMKVSPAKIESLLFEIGGSEPNYRIVIDRKGAMDEVTILVEVAGEASFGEERRHVGTTVETIRKRLTHELGVTVDVKLVAKKVLETADGKPNRVVDNRKL, via the coding sequence ATGTACTGGGAACCTGACAAGGAGTGCATGGATCGTGAGGAGCTCGAGCAGCTCCAGCTCGAGCGGCTGCAGTCGACGCTCAACCGCGTGTACTCGCACGTCCCGTTCTACAGGAAGAAGTTCGACGCGCTCGGGATCTCCCCGGAGGAGATCGGGTCGCTCTCCGACCTCTCCCGGCTGCCGTTCACGACGAGGGAGGACGTGAGGGGGAATTATCCCTACGGGCTGTTCGCGGTCCCGCTTCGGGAGGTCGTCCGCATCCACGCCTCGTCCGGCACGACGGAGACGTCGTCGGTCGTGGGCTACACGCGCAATGACATCAAGTTGTGGAGCAACCTGGTGGCCCGCATTCTCGTCGCAGGCGGGGTGACCAAGGACGACGTCGTTCAGGTATCGTTCCGGTACGGGTTGTTCACGGGGGGGTTCGGGCTGCACTACGGCGCCGAGCGGCTCGGCGCCTCGGTGATCCCGGCGTCCAGCGGAAACACCGCCCGCCAGATCCAGATCATGAAGGACTTCAAGACGACGGCGCTGGTGTCCACCCCCTCCTACGGGATGCTGGTCGCCGACACGATCCGCGAGATGGGGATCCCCGTTTCGGCTCTCTCCCTCAAATACGGCCTCTTCGGAGGGGAGCCGTGGTCCGAGAAGATGCGACAGGAGATCCAGGACGCCCTCGGGATCGTCGCCACGGACAATTACGGGCTCTCCGAGGTCATCGGGCCGGGGGTTTCCGGCGAGTGCTTCGAGCGCAACGGCCTGCACATCAACGAGGACCATTTCCTCGTCGAGGTCATCGACCCGAAAACCCTCCAACCCGTGCTTCCCGGCCAGACGGGAGAGCTCGTCGTCACGACGCTGACCAAGGAGGCGTTCCCGATGGTCCGGTACCGGACCCGGGATCTCACCAGCCTTCTCCCGGGGGATTGCCCGTGCGGGCGGACGGGGCGCAGGATGAGCCGCCTGGCGGGCAGGACGGACGGGATGCTGATCATCCGCGGGATGAAGGTGTCCCCCGCCAAGATCGAGTCCCTGCTCTTCGAAATCGGGGGGAGCGAGCCGAACTACCGGATCGTGATCGACCGGAAGGGAGCGATGGACGAGGTCACGATCCTCGTCGAGGTCGCCGGCGAGGCGTCGTTCGGGGAGGAGCGGCGGCACGTCGGGACGACGGTGGAGACGATCCGGAAGCGGCTGACCCACGAACTGGGAGTGACGGTGGACGTGAAGCTCGTGGCGAAGAAAGTTTTGGAGACGGCCGACGGGAAACCAAATCGCGTCGTCGACAACCGGAAGCTGTAG